The Cyclobacterium amurskyense genome contains the following window.
GGAATAATAATTTCAAAACTTTCCCTACCATTACATTGAAACCGATCTTCAATTTCTAGGGTGTAAGTTCCAGGTTCCATGTCTTTGGCCTGTATAACTACAAAACCATCTGAGTCGGAAATGACTTCAAAGTCCGTAGGTTTTTCCTTTCCTTCACTGTCAATAATAATAAAATTATTTACTGGAAGTGTGGCATTGAAGATAATGAACTCTACTAGACCCGTTTTGTCTTCGGGGCAAAGCAGTCCTGCGAAGTTTAATTCAAAATCCAGAGAATAGGCTTGGCCTAAAGGGCCTGCACTTCTTAAATATTCCCTTCCCAAATTGTCTATAGCATAAATTTGGTATTCTATTTCTCTATTTAATTCAAAATCCTGTCCAAAGTTTACAGTTGCTGAAGTCTGGAAAGGTGCAGTATTGTTTACACTGATTACTGATATTGTATCTCCGACTTCATCAATCAATTTAAATGTAAATGGAAAAGATTCTTCGTACCGTTGACTTGGCTTATACGCACTTAGGGTAAGAGAAATAATGCCTTTACAGCTATTTTCTGAATAAGCCAATGGTAAAGTAGGAGGAATGACAAGTACTTTGAAGGGATAAACTTCGCTGAGATCTACCCCATCGGTAATTTGAACGTTAACAATAATCTCTTTGCCTTTGGCTTCCCAATTTTCTTCGTATTGGATAGTGGGGGAAATTGTTTGTCCGGTAAAGCTATATCCTGTTCCACCTTTTATTTCCAGACTAAGGTTAGACTTGTCACCAGCATAAGTGATAGATAGCATTTCCAAAGTAATGGTTAAATCACCATTAAATTTAACCTGCGTGTCAATTTGATCTTCAATAGTTATGGAGGCAAAAGGAGAAATTAATTCCCCTTTAATTTCAAAAATTTGAGATCCAAATATTAAAAATAAAATGATACTGGGTAATATATATTTACTAATTATTTTCAACTGTTTTAACAAAGAGTTTTTTAAAAAAATAATTTTAAAAATGCCTAAACCAAAGCAGAAATTATCTGATTTTAATCTTAAACAATACGTAAAAATAGGGAATAGAAATTTAATAAGTAACTGAATTATAAATTATTATGACGTCAATAGAGCGGTTTTATGGCTGTGGAAAATTGAAAAATTTGCGTTAAAAATTAGAAAATTCATTATTCATATTTTCAATTCCTTTTTTACCAGTATCAAATGAAAATGGCGAGTAAGAGAAATGATGATAGTTGCAAATATTATTTTTTGGATTTCAAAAAAATTATAGCCTATTTGATTTAATTTTTTAATATTTTCGCTTAATTCCTTTTATTTAAAGTCAATTGGAAACCTTATTTCCTACAATAATTAAAGCCCATGATAAAAAAAATAACCTATTGGATTGCAGTATTTTTCATTGTTGTTCCAGCGTTTAGCCAGCAAGGTGGTTGGCAACCTGTTGAAGATAAAATTTTGTCAAAATGGGCAATGGATATTAATCCAAGTGCTCCATTACCCGAATATCCTCGACCTCAGATGACCAGAGAAAACTGGTTCAATTTAAATGGACTTTGGCAATATGCTATTGTCGATAAAGGTACAGTTCAACCATCCAGTTTTCAAGGAGAAATTTTAGTTCCTTATGCTATAGAATCTGCACTATCAGGTGTGGGTAAAACTGTGGGTAAGGACAAGGAACTTTGGTACCAAAGAGAATTTGAAGTGGACCGGTCCATGAAGAAAGGTGATTTATTGCTTCATTTTGGAGCGGTGGATTGGGAAGCAGAAGTATTTGTCAATGGTAAGCGTGTTGGAATTCATCAGGGTGGCTACGATCCTTTCTTTTTTGAAATCAGTGGTGCCTTGGTTTCTGGAAAAAAGCAACAATTAACAGTTAGGGTTTGGGACCCGACTGATGATGGACCTCAACCACGTGGTAAACAAGTAAATAAACCTCATGCCATTTGGTACACACCGGTTACTGGAATTTGGCAGACTGTTTGGTTGGAGGCTGTTCCTAATCAATACATTTACTCTATTAGAAATACCCCTGATTTAGACAATAAGCAAATTACAGTTCATGCTGAGGTCATGAATCCTGAGCCGGGCCAAATGGTTAGTGTAAGTTTAATGGCAAATGGAGAGCTATTGGCAGAAGAGAAAGTGCCTGCCGGTAAAGATGCCACTTTTACCATCAGTAATCCAAATATTTGGGGACCTGAAAATCCTTTTCTTTACGATATTGAAGCCCGTTTGCTGGAAGGTAGAAAACTCGTGGATGCAGTAAAGAGCTATACTGCCATGAGGAAAATCAGCATGCTTCCTGATGAGAATGGTAACCAACGATTACTTTTGAACGATAAATTTTTGTTTCAATATGGTCCATTGGATCAGGGATGGTGGCCTGATGGTTTGTACACGGCGCCTACCGAAGAAGCTTTGGTTTTTGATATAGACAAAACAAAAGATATGGGCTTTAACATGATAAGAAAGCATGTGAAAGTTGAACCAGCAAGGTGGTACTACCATTGTGATAAAATAGGAATGCTTGTATGGCAGGATATGCCAAGTGGAGACATGGGCAATAGGTGGGAGTCCAGGCCTGGAGTGTTGGGGAAAGGTACGGAAAAGAATAGAACTCCGGAATCCATCGCTATCTTTAAAAAGGAGTGGAAGGCTATTATGGATGCCAATTATAACTTTCCTTCCATAGTGGTTTGGGTGCCATTTAATGAAGCATGGGGGCAATTCAATACAGAGGAAATCGTGAATTGGACAGTGGCTT
Protein-coding sequences here:
- a CDS encoding glycoside hydrolase family 2 protein — translated: MIKKITYWIAVFFIVVPAFSQQGGWQPVEDKILSKWAMDINPSAPLPEYPRPQMTRENWFNLNGLWQYAIVDKGTVQPSSFQGEILVPYAIESALSGVGKTVGKDKELWYQREFEVDRSMKKGDLLLHFGAVDWEAEVFVNGKRVGIHQGGYDPFFFEISGALVSGKKQQLTVRVWDPTDDGPQPRGKQVNKPHAIWYTPVTGIWQTVWLEAVPNQYIYSIRNTPDLDNKQITVHAEVMNPEPGQMVSVSLMANGELLAEEKVPAGKDATFTISNPNIWGPENPFLYDIEARLLEGRKLVDAVKSYTAMRKISMLPDENGNQRLLLNDKFLFQYGPLDQGWWPDGLYTAPTEEALVFDIDKTKDMGFNMIRKHVKVEPARWYYHCDKIGMLVWQDMPSGDMGNRWESRPGVLGKGTEKNRTPESIAIFKKEWKAIMDANYNFPSIVVWVPFNEAWGQFNTEEIVNWTVAYDPSRMVNGASGGNYTLEGQIMDMHNYPDPVMPDPKIWGKKQILVLGEYGGLGLPIEGHTWQEKDNWGYQSFEDQAALKKRYSKLIMDLKPLLPMGLSAAIYTQTTDVEIETNGLMTYDRKVIKLDPQFLKQLHEELYNIKIPMK